One part of the Sphingopyxis sp. PAMC25046 genome encodes these proteins:
- a CDS encoding CvpA family protein, which yields MGSLTALDIIVLTLVGGGAVLGFSRGLVQEVTTLLAWVLAIAAVRFFHPLVTDLLAGWVGTEGGAAMLAFVLLFGGVFALAKWGSRAMGQRSRASLVGGFDRGLGAGFGAVKGLLIATIGFMLVTLLYDIGYGNAQRPAWMTGSRTYPALNATSSAMSKVIAARRTEAREVEAANGDAS from the coding sequence ATGGGAAGTCTGACGGCTCTGGATATCATCGTGCTGACGCTCGTGGGCGGCGGCGCGGTGCTCGGTTTTTCGCGCGGCCTCGTGCAGGAAGTGACGACGCTGCTCGCATGGGTCCTGGCGATCGCGGCAGTGCGCTTTTTTCATCCGCTCGTGACGGACTTGCTCGCGGGATGGGTCGGGACCGAGGGCGGTGCGGCGATGCTGGCGTTCGTGCTGCTTTTCGGCGGCGTCTTCGCGCTCGCCAAATGGGGATCGCGCGCGATGGGGCAGCGCAGCCGCGCGTCGCTCGTCGGCGGGTTCGACCGCGGGCTCGGCGCGGGCTTCGGAGCCGTAAAGGGCCTGTTGATCGCTACGATCGGCTTCATGCTCGTGACTTTGCTATACGACATCGGTTATGGGAATGCGCAGCGCCCCGCGTGGATGACGGGCAGTCGCACCTATCCGGCGCTCAACGCGACGAGCAGCGCAATGAGCAAGGTGATCGCCGCGCGGCGCACCGAGGCACGCGAAGTCGAAGCCGCAAACGGCGACGCATCATGA
- a CDS encoding iron-sulfur cluster assembly scaffold protein yields MSAPLYNRDILALAVATAQYLPFADARHRVSKRAPLCGSAIILDLDTDDAGLVTRVGLHVEACALGQASAALLARHAPGLGLAEIRAARERIAGWFAGEDERPEWPGFDLLAPARDYPARQGAILLPFDAAIAALEDQAAAA; encoded by the coding sequence ATGAGCGCTCCGCTGTACAATCGCGACATATTGGCGCTGGCGGTCGCGACCGCCCAATATTTGCCGTTCGCCGACGCGCGCCATCGCGTCAGCAAGCGCGCGCCGCTGTGCGGCAGCGCGATCATCCTCGATCTCGACACCGATGATGCGGGCCTCGTGACGCGCGTCGGCCTTCACGTCGAAGCATGCGCGCTGGGGCAGGCGTCGGCGGCGCTGCTCGCGCGCCATGCGCCGGGGCTGGGCCTCGCCGAAATCCGCGCCGCGCGCGAGCGGATAGCGGGCTGGTTTGCGGGCGAGGACGAACGGCCTGAGTGGCCGGGCTTCGACCTGCTCGCTCCCGCCCGCGACTATCCAGCGCGCCAAGGCGCGATCCTGCTGCCCTTTGATGCCGCGATCGCCGCGCTCGAAGATCAGGCGGCGGCGGCATGA